The region CCGCTCTCTCCCCCCTCCGCTGGTAGTAGACGATCGGACTGCACCAGCCTATCCATTGTCCTGGCTTGGTTGCAAGTAGGCTTCGGCACCCCGGGGGGAATTCCTCTCGGCGCGGCCAGGCCGGGCGCCCCTCACCTGCGGGTCGGCGGCGGGGGCAGGCGGAGCGTGCGCACGAGCGTCCGACGCTCCCACTCCCCCGGGTTCGCTGAGGTCACCCGGACGACGAAGTAGCTGGCAGGATTGGGGTCACCCCGCCTGTCGAAGCGGAAGGTGCCGCTTGGCCCGCGGAACAGACTACCGCGGATGGCCGCACTGACCTGGCGGCGGGTGGGTCGTCCGCCGGCAGCACGCGCCGCCCGGGCCACCGCGTCCAGTCCCAGGGCTGCCGCATCGTACGCCTGCAGGGCAAAGGCGGCAGGTTCCGCCACAAACCGTCTCCGGTAGTCCCGGACGAAGTCCTCCGCCCCCGGGTAGAAGTCCGGGGGGCCGGCCACCAGGGTGAAGTAGGTGCCCACAGCACTGCGGCCGGCGGCCTGCAGCAGTCGGGGAGAATCCAGCCAGTCCGGGCCGATGAAGGCCGAGGGGACCTCTCGGCGGCGGACCTCCCGGATGACCGGGCCCGCCTGGGTGAAGGGTAAGGCCAGGAAGATGAGGTCGGGAGGGGGTTCGCGAAGTGCCTCCAGCACCGCGGCCGGGTTTGCCCCCACCTCGACCTCGCCACCCACGGCCATCCCCAGCCGCAGGGCTGCCTGGCGGAAGGCGGCGGTCACCGCGCGCCCGAGAGCGGAACCCTCGCGGGCAATGACCACCCGGCGCGCCTTGAGGTCGGAGGCGGCGAACTCGGCGGCCGCCCGCCCCTGCACGTCGTCTCGCCCCACCACCCTGAAGATAGTCTCCAAGCCCCGCTCCGTGAGCTGTGGATCAGAGCTGGCCGGGGAGATCATGGCTAACTCCGCGGCCGCGTATACCTCGGAGGCGGGCAGGGCCACACTGGAGGTAAGGTGTCCGACGACCAGCAGGACCTCCGGGTCAGCGACGATGCGCGCCGCGGTAGCCCGGCCGAAATCCGCCCGGGCCCGGTCGTCAAAGGCGGCCAGGCGCAGGTCGTATCCCAGCGCCGCCATCGGCGCGGCGTGCTTCTCCAGGGCGAGCTGGACCCCGTTGCGGATCGCCACCCCCAGGGTCGCCCGGTCACCTGAGAAGGGGCTGGCCACGGCCACCGCGACCACCGGCCGGGTCGAGGCGGGGGCGGGACGCTGCAGAGCGCAGGCGGAGGCCGCAGCCAGGAGCAGCAGCGCCATCCCGGCGCGGAGCAGGACTGTGGAGGCGCGGCGCAATGGCGGGCTACCCCCCGTCGACCAGGCGCACCACCTGCCCGGCTCCCCTAGCGGCAGCGCGCTGCAGCGCGGCGGCCCCCACCGTCACGTCCAGGGCCGCTGTCCCCACGGACTTGAACAGGGTCACCTCCTCCGGGTGGCGGCGCCCCGGACGCAGCCCGGCTGCGACCTCCCCGATCTCGGCGTGAATCTGCTCGGCGCTGAAGCGGCCCTCGGCGATGGCCAGCAGCAGGTCGCCAGCCTCCGCCAGGCAGCCTGCCCGGGAGTCGACGACCACAGTGGCCCGGGCCACCAGGTCGGCATCCACCTCCCGCGTCTGGGGAGTGAAGGCCCCGATGAGGGTGAGGTGGGTTCCCGGCGCTACCTCGGCCGTGGGGACCACCGGGGTGGGGCTGGTCGTGGCGGTGATGACGATGTCGGCACCGCGCACCGCCAGCTCCGGCGAGGCCGCGGAAAGGACCGTGGCCCCAGCGGCCCAAGGCTGGGCACGGACCCAGCGGACAAAGGCCTCCGACCGCTGTGGGTCTCGGGCCACCACCCGGACCTGGGTGATCTCGCGTACCGCAAAGACCGCCTCAAGCTGCGTACGGCCCTGGACGCCGGCGCCGAAGAGGGCCACGATGTGCGCATCAGGGCGGCTGAGTAACTGCGCCGCCAGACCGCCGGCAGCGCCGGTGCGCAGCGCGGTCAGCGCCGCTCCTTCCACCAAGCCCAGGGGTGCTCCCGTGGCCGGGTCCTGGACCAGCACCAGCGCCGTAATGGTGGGAAGGCCGCGGGCCGGGTTGGCCGGGTAGACGCTGACCACCTTCACCCCCAGCGCGCGCAGGGCTGGGACGGCCGCGGGCATGAACAGCGTCACCCCTCCCTCTTCCCCCGGCAAGGGGACCCGCAGGGGGACCTGGGCCTCGCCGCGCGAGAGGTGGACGAAGGCCGCCCGCACCAGGTCGATGGCATCCGCCATGGGGACCAGCTGCCGCAGCTCTGCGGCCGAAACCAGGCGCAGCTCCCCTACCGCCATTCCGCGAAGACGCTGCGGAGCAGGAACAGGACATTCGCCGGACGCTCCCCCAGCCGGCGCATGAAGTAGGGATACCATTGCTCGCCGAAGGGGACATAAACGCGCACGTGGTAGCCCTGGCGCACCAGCGCGGCTTGCAGGTCGCGGCGCACCCCGTAGATCATCTGGAACTCGAAACGCTCCGGGCCGATCCCCTCCCCGGCGGCCACCGCGCGGGCGTAAGCGATCATCCGGGGGTCGTGGGTGGCGATGGCCGGGTAAGTGCCCCGGTGCAGCAGCACGTCCGTGAGGCGGCGGTAGGCCGCGTCCACGTCCGCCTTGCGCGGATAGGCCACGGCTGGAGGCTCCAGGTAAGCGCCCTTCACCAGGCGGATGCGCACACCGGTCTCCACCAGATCCGCCAAGTCCTGCTCGCTGCGCCGCAGGTAGGACTGGATGACCAGGCCGACGTTGCTCCACCCTTCCCCCCATACCCTGCGCCACAGGGCCAGGGTCGGGTCCACCAGGGCGGACTCTTCCATGTCGATGCGCACGAAGATCCCCTCCCGGTCCGCCGCCTCCAAGATGCGCCGCAGCAGCCTTTCGGCCAGTACCGCGTCGCTGGCCAGACCGAGCTGGGACAGCTTGATGGAGAGGTTGCAGTCGAGCCGCTCCAGGGTGATCGCTTCCAGGACTTCCAGGTAGTGATTCGCCGCCTCCTGTGCCTCCGCGGGGCTGGTGGTCTTCTCCCCCAGGTAGTTGAGGCTGGCGTGGATGCCCAGGCCGTTCAGCGCCCGCACCGCCGCCACCCCCTCGGCCAGCGTCTCTCCGGCGACGAAGCGACGGGAGGCGCGCCGGGCCACCGGGTTGCGCAGCACGAAGCGCTGCATGCCGCGGTGCTGCGAGAGGTAAATGAAGAACGCCCGCAGGGCGCTCATGGGCACCTCACCGGGTGTTGAGCAGGTCGGACACCGGCACCAGCACCACCCCCGCCCTGTCGAATTCGGGGAGGAGCTGACGCAACACTTCCGCGGTCCCCCGCTGGGCATGCCCGATGCCGATGGCCCAGCCCCTCGTCCGGGCTGCCTCCAGGAGCCTGCGGACCTGCCCGGTGATGTAGGCGG is a window of Armatimonadota bacterium DNA encoding:
- a CDS encoding proline dehydrogenase family protein, producing MSALRAFFIYLSQHRGMQRFVLRNPVARRASRRFVAGETLAEGVAAVRALNGLGIHASLNYLGEKTTSPAEAQEAANHYLEVLEAITLERLDCNLSIKLSQLGLASDAVLAERLLRRILEAADREGIFVRIDMEESALVDPTLALWRRVWGEGWSNVGLVIQSYLRRSEQDLADLVETGVRIRLVKGAYLEPPAVAYPRKADVDAAYRRLTDVLLHRGTYPAIATHDPRMIAYARAVAAGEGIGPERFEFQMIYGVRRDLQAALVRQGYHVRVYVPFGEQWYPYFMRRLGERPANVLFLLRSVFAEWR
- a CDS encoding ornithine cyclodeaminase family protein; protein product: MAVGELRLVSAAELRQLVPMADAIDLVRAAFVHLSRGEAQVPLRVPLPGEEGGVTLFMPAAVPALRALGVKVVSVYPANPARGLPTITALVLVQDPATGAPLGLVEGAALTALRTGAAGGLAAQLLSRPDAHIVALFGAGVQGRTQLEAVFAVREITQVRVVARDPQRSEAFVRWVRAQPWAAGATVLSAASPELAVRGADIVITATTSPTPVVPTAEVAPGTHLTLIGAFTPQTREVDADLVARATVVVDSRAGCLAEAGDLLLAIAEGRFSAEQIHAEIGEVAAGLRPGRRHPEEVTLFKSVGTAALDVTVGAAALQRAAARGAGQVVRLVDGG
- a CDS encoding branched-chain amino acid ABC transporter substrate-binding protein encodes the protein MRRASTVLLRAGMALLLLAAASACALQRPAPASTRPVVAVAVASPFSGDRATLGVAIRNGVQLALEKHAAPMAALGYDLRLAAFDDRARADFGRATAARIVADPEVLLVVGHLTSSVALPASEVYAAAELAMISPASSDPQLTERGLETIFRVVGRDDVQGRAAAEFAASDLKARRVVIAREGSALGRAVTAAFRQAALRLGMAVGGEVEVGANPAAVLEALREPPPDLIFLALPFTQAGPVIREVRRREVPSAFIGPDWLDSPRLLQAAGRSAVGTYFTLVAGPPDFYPGAEDFVRDYRRRFVAEPAAFALQAYDAAALGLDAVARAARAAGGRPTRRQVSAAIRGSLFRGPSGTFRFDRRGDPNPASYFVVRVTSANPGEWERRTLVRTLRLPPPPTRR